The Drosophila sulfurigaster albostrigata strain 15112-1811.04 chromosome 3, ASM2355843v2, whole genome shotgun sequence genomic sequence actttttttaattcaaaaagtGTGCCCAAAGTAATTGtcgcttttaataaattgctaaACATAATTCCGTGGGGATACACTGTTTTGTGGGGTGACCAGCTGGCACAAATCAAAAGTGCTGCTATCGATTGGTGCTATTTATCGAGAGAGCGGGAAATTCGAAACTTAAGCAATTCAAATCGATTTCGAAAATTCGCTGAAGGTTCCTGTAGTagtcatttattaaaaaaatgccTCATAGCCAAgtcatatatataataagctctcatatttatttacgatTCATATAAACAGTTGCATACGTATACGTTTAATAGGGAAACATAATAGgtacataaatgtataaaatcaaaattacaCGCCTCGTTGCattaacaaaatacaaaaatacattatataaattacaagcATATAGTAACAAAACAATTGTCGTTTGATTTAAAGCCATTAATTAGTTATTTGTGTTAAATTCCTTATTGACCAGCAATCTGTAAGGGAgattataatgaaaattattaatagaTAGATACTACGTTTTTGATTGTTATATTTAACTTACAACAACGAGATGGCCACTCTTATCACGCACAATTCCGGGCTCCGCGCCCGTAGTCAGCTCTATGACTCCGCCCTTGCCCTTGACCACATTGTGTTCCAGCCTGAAAAAcaataatcaattaataaacTCTTTACCATCCACCATGAAAATTCTTCTTACGAGGCTCTGTCCACGATGGAGACAATGTTGGCAGTGCCAACAGTATCGATGATGTAGGTGCAGAACTCGATGACGTGTGGAATGATTAGAATCAAATCGCCCTTGTCCTTTTTCAGATCGAGCGGTATCCGAATCACCATGAGGTCATCATTGTGGTTCGTCAGCGTAAAGTCAATCTTCTCGAGCGGCAGGCGATGCTTCTGCTTGTAGCTCTTGCCATCTAGCACATAGACAGCCTTGTTGCTCAGCAGAATGAAGCGTTCGCGTTCCTTGTAGCCGTGACGATCGAATTTCGTGCAGGACGATTGATACTTGAGTTGTTCGCTGCCAAAAGTGCTGGCAACAAAGTCATTGACACGCTGAATGTGATCCTTGGGCACACGATCATCCTGGAACCAGGCGGGCACGCTGCTCTCATAGTTGTTCTTCTTGCCCTTGAATACCTTCTCGGCGAGCACCTTAAGCTCAAACTGTCGCTTGCGCTGCGGCGTCAGCTTGAGGCGATAAATACGCGCCAAGTGCAAACGATGCAGGCGATGCAGATAGCTTGAGGCCTCCTGACAATGACCCGGAGCCGAGGGCCAGCTCTTGTCGAGCACCTTCGTGGGCAGCTCCTTGGCCAGACGCAACAGCCACATGCGCTTGGCATTCGCAATGAAGTCCTCGTTGAAACCATTTGGCGCATCGTTGCGTGTAATAAAGCCCTTAATGAAAGCACGAATCTTGTCCGCAGCCTCGCGTCGCTGCTTGGCCGCCTGCTGAGCCAGTCGACGGCGGCAATAGCTCTGCAGGACGATGACCTGAGCGCGCAGCTTCAGATACTTGCGACGCTGCAACAGACCCTTCCAATGTGCCTGTATGATGGAGGCAATGTCGTGCTTCTTCGCCTGATACGCATCCTCGGTGTCGAAAAGTGTGCGTGGCCAGCGTATAAAGAGCTTCGTTTCGCCCAGCCTATACTGTTCGTTATCGTAGCCCAGATCCTTGACCAGCAGCTGGACAGCAGCCTTCGCACCGCCAGCGCCCTTGTAGTTGGGCCACGTGTTCTTGCTGAGGGACTTGTAGCGATTGAGGAACAACTCATAGCTACGTCTGTAGGCGAAACCGGCGCGACGCACGCGCAGATTCTCCATCAGACCCAAATACTTGACCTGATGCAGGACCAGCTGATCATCAAAGATGCCCGGCGATTGCAGATCGTTTGGTTTGATGCAGCGAATGTAGCTGGGTTCCTTGCACATCAGAATGTCCATCAGATTGTTCAGCGATGTCTTGAACTGTGAAATCGCCGTCTCGGGACGTTTCTTGCTACGCAGTTCCTGCTCGGGGAAACAGCTGCGTACAATTGTGTTGCCCGCCTTGCTCAACGTCTCCTTCAGGTCACGGAACAACAGATCGTTGTTCTTGTCGAGGAAACCATTGACGCTGTAGGTCACCTCGCCGGCATAGTGCACGAGACGGAACTCATCGCGTCCCATGATCTTTTGCACATGAATTGGCGCCTTCTCATGGCACACATAATGATGATGCTCGGCCAGCTTCTGGGTGAGTTTTTCCAAGAAAGTGCGATCGGTGGGCTCGCCAGGACGCAAGCATTCCTCGTCCAAAATGGAAATGATACCCTTGTGCTTCTCCTCGATCAGATTGCAGATCACCTTGTTATCGAAATACTCCACGGGAATCCATTCGATGCCCTCACGTCTGTATTCATCCTGCTCGGACTTAAGCGTCAGCTCAATGAACAACTGCTGCAGTTTCTCGTTGCAGAAATTGATGCAGAACTGCTCAAAGTTGTTGCGCTTAAAGATCTCAAAGCCATAGATGTCCAGAATGCCCATGACATTGTTGCGTGCGCCTCGCGTCTCCTTCGCCTGCAGTGAAACGTTCAAACGTTGCACCAGCCACGAGAACATGCGATCATAAACAGCCTTGGCCAAGGC encodes the following:
- the LOC133840680 gene encoding unconventional myosin IC isoform X1, producing MASKMETGLHERDRAGVQDFVLLENYQSEDAFIDNLKKRFQENLIYTYIGQVLISVNPYKQLPIYSDAHIKEYRNKHFYEMPPHVFAVTDNAFRSLIEENRGQCVLISGESGSGKTEASKKVLQYIAACSGHQTTVEGVKDKLLKSNPVLEAFGNAKTNRNDNSSRFGKYMDIQFDYKGAPIGGNILNYLLEKSRVVAQTAGERNFHIFYQLLAGADANLLQELRLESALDSYSYLSDGLKGSVASINDADNFKQVQQALSVIDFSAEEQREIFGIVASILHLGNIGFNEVEGNAQVNNRDLVVTVSRLLGANASELGAALTHRTIDARGDVVTSPLNQELAIYARDALAKAVYDRMFSWLVQRLNVSLQAKETRGARNNVMGILDIYGFEIFKRNNFEQFCINFCNEKLQQLFIELTLKSEQDEYRREGIEWIPVEYFDNKVICNLIEEKHKGIISILDEECLRPGEPTDRTFLEKLTQKLAEHHHYVCHEKAPIHVQKIMGRDEFRLVHYAGEVTYSVNGFLDKNNDLLFRDLKETLSKAGNTIVRSCFPEQELRSKKRPETAISQFKTSLNNLMDILMCKEPSYIRCIKPNDLQSPGIFDDQLVLHQVKYLGLMENLRVRRAGFAYRRSYELFLNRYKSLSKNTWPNYKGAGGAKAAVQLLVKDLGYDNEQYRLGETKLFIRWPRTLFDTEDAYQAKKHDIASIIQAHWKGLLQRRKYLKLRAQVIVLQSYCRRRLAQQAAKQRREAADKIRAFIKGFITRNDAPNGFNEDFIANAKRMWLLRLAKELPTKVLDKSWPSAPGHCQEASSYLHRLHRLHLARIYRLKLTPQRKRQFELKVLAEKVFKGKKNNYESSVPAWFQDDRVPKDHIQRVNDFVASTFGSEQLKYQSSCTKFDRHGYKERERFILLSNKAVYVLDGKSYKQKHRLPLEKIDFTLTNHNDDLMVIRIPLDLKKDKGDLILIIPHVIEFCTYIIDTVGTANIVSIVDRASLEHNVVKGKGGVIELTTGAEPGIVRDKSGHLVVIAGQ
- the LOC133840680 gene encoding unconventional myosin IC isoform X2, with translation METGLHERDRAGVQDFVLLENYQSEDAFIDNLKKRFQENLIYTYIGQVLISVNPYKQLPIYSDAHIKEYRNKHFYEMPPHVFAVTDNAFRSLIEENRGQCVLISGESGSGKTEASKKVLQYIAACSGHQTTVEGVKDKLLKSNPVLEAFGNAKTNRNDNSSRFGKYMDIQFDYKGAPIGGNILNYLLEKSRVVAQTAGERNFHIFYQLLAGADANLLQELRLESALDSYSYLSDGLKGSVASINDADNFKQVQQALSVIDFSAEEQREIFGIVASILHLGNIGFNEVEGNAQVNNRDLVVTVSRLLGANASELGAALTHRTIDARGDVVTSPLNQELAIYARDALAKAVYDRMFSWLVQRLNVSLQAKETRGARNNVMGILDIYGFEIFKRNNFEQFCINFCNEKLQQLFIELTLKSEQDEYRREGIEWIPVEYFDNKVICNLIEEKHKGIISILDEECLRPGEPTDRTFLEKLTQKLAEHHHYVCHEKAPIHVQKIMGRDEFRLVHYAGEVTYSVNGFLDKNNDLLFRDLKETLSKAGNTIVRSCFPEQELRSKKRPETAISQFKTSLNNLMDILMCKEPSYIRCIKPNDLQSPGIFDDQLVLHQVKYLGLMENLRVRRAGFAYRRSYELFLNRYKSLSKNTWPNYKGAGGAKAAVQLLVKDLGYDNEQYRLGETKLFIRWPRTLFDTEDAYQAKKHDIASIIQAHWKGLLQRRKYLKLRAQVIVLQSYCRRRLAQQAAKQRREAADKIRAFIKGFITRNDAPNGFNEDFIANAKRMWLLRLAKELPTKVLDKSWPSAPGHCQEASSYLHRLHRLHLARIYRLKLTPQRKRQFELKVLAEKVFKGKKNNYESSVPAWFQDDRVPKDHIQRVNDFVASTFGSEQLKYQSSCTKFDRHGYKERERFILLSNKAVYVLDGKSYKQKHRLPLEKIDFTLTNHNDDLMVIRIPLDLKKDKGDLILIIPHVIEFCTYIIDTVGTANIVSIVDRASLEHNVVKGKGGVIELTTGAEPGIVRDKSGHLVVIAGQ